One genomic window of Ilyobacter polytropus DSM 2926 includes the following:
- a CDS encoding phage tail protein I, protein MIKIGDIAFLRLLPHFLQEEKEVQIIAQVIQEEIDLINQREENLFLYGDFKNLNEAVLDELAYQWKTEGYEQTFSKDIKSKLVETSYIVRKTKGTRYAVEKTIKDIHGDFQLMEWQEYNGSPYHFKLVGTISPTGEKLEEIYKAINMTKNERSYLEGILVSNQWEENSYYGMTLHSSIFEKIPLGEQVVSDFDQYLGGLNG, encoded by the coding sequence ATGATTAAGATAGGTGATATTGCTTTCTTGAGACTCCTTCCTCATTTTTTACAAGAAGAAAAAGAGGTCCAGATAATAGCCCAAGTTATCCAGGAGGAGATTGATCTTATTAATCAAAGAGAGGAAAATTTATTCCTTTATGGAGACTTTAAAAATTTAAATGAAGCAGTATTAGATGAATTGGCTTATCAATGGAAGACAGAGGGTTATGAGCAGACTTTTTCCAAGGACATAAAATCAAAGTTGGTTGAAACATCATATATAGTCAGAAAAACCAAGGGAACCAGATATGCAGTAGAGAAGACCATAAAAGATATTCATGGAGATTTTCAGCTAATGGAATGGCAGGAATATAACGGGTCTCCTTATCATTTTAAATTAGTTGGAACAATTTCTCCAACTGGCGAGAAATTGGAAGAGATATATAAAGCAATCAATATGACAAAAAATGAAAGAAGCTACCTTGAGGGGATACTAGTCAGCAACCAGTGGGAAGAAAATAGCTACTATGGAATGACTTTACATTCTTCGATATTTGAAAAAATTCCCTTAGGTGAACAGGTGGTGTCGGACTTTGATCAATATTTAGGAGGACTAAATGGCTAA